Proteins from a single region of Streptomyces spinoverrucosus:
- the ygfZ gene encoding CAF17-like 4Fe-4S cluster assembly/insertion protein YgfZ, with translation MKSPLLSLPGAVPAEGVDEGVAAHYGDLFREQRALADGTGFVDLSHRGVVTVSGEDRLSWLHLLLTQHVSELPAGEATEALILSAHGHIEHALYLVDDGATVWAHVEPGTQDALIAYLESMKFFYRVEVADRTADFAVVHLPAGSIAEVPEGVVVRETAYGRDLFLARADLESYAAKAGPAAGILAYEALRVEQHRPRLGFETDHRTIPHELGWIGTAVHLQKGCYRGQETVARVQNLGKPPRRLVFLHLDGSEVHLPTRGTELRLADEGPDGRRIGFVTTSVRHHELGPVALALVKRNVPVDARLVADTTAAAQEVVVEP, from the coding sequence ATGAAGAGCCCCCTGCTGTCCCTGCCCGGCGCCGTCCCCGCCGAAGGAGTGGACGAAGGCGTCGCCGCCCACTACGGCGACCTGTTCCGCGAGCAGCGCGCCCTCGCCGACGGCACCGGTTTCGTCGACCTGTCGCACCGCGGGGTCGTCACCGTCTCCGGCGAGGACCGGCTGAGCTGGCTGCACCTGCTGCTCACCCAACACGTCAGCGAGCTGCCCGCGGGCGAGGCCACCGAGGCGCTGATCCTGTCCGCGCACGGCCACATCGAACACGCGCTCTACCTCGTGGACGACGGCGCCACCGTCTGGGCCCACGTCGAACCCGGCACCCAGGACGCGCTGATCGCGTACCTGGAGTCGATGAAGTTCTTCTACCGGGTCGAGGTCGCCGACCGGACGGCGGACTTCGCGGTCGTCCACCTGCCCGCCGGTTCCATCGCCGAGGTGCCGGAGGGGGTCGTCGTCCGGGAGACGGCGTACGGGCGTGATCTCTTCCTGGCGCGCGCCGACCTGGAGTCCTACGCCGCGAAGGCCGGGCCGGCCGCCGGGATCCTGGCGTACGAGGCGCTGCGCGTCGAGCAGCACCGGCCCCGGCTCGGCTTCGAGACCGACCACCGCACCATCCCGCACGAGCTGGGCTGGATCGGCACCGCCGTGCATCTGCAGAAGGGCTGCTACCGGGGGCAGGAGACGGTCGCCCGGGTGCAGAACCTGGGCAAGCCGCCGCGCCGGCTGGTCTTCCTCCACCTCGACGGCAGCGAGGTGCACCTGCCGACGCGCGGCACCGAACTCCGGCTCGCCGACGAGGGCCCCGACGGCCGCAGGATCGGCTTCGTGACGACGTCCGTGCGGCACCACGAGCTCGGTCCGGTGGCGCTGGCGCTGGTGAAGCGGAACGTGCCGGTGGACGCGCGGCTGGTGGCGGACACGACGGCCGCCGCCCAGGAAGTCGTCGTGGAGCCCTGA
- the dtd gene encoding D-aminoacyl-tRNA deacylase, which yields MRAVVQRVDGASVVVDGETVGEIIGEGLCVLVGVTHEDTKEKAAQLARKLWSLRMLHDEKSCSDIDAPLLVISQFTLYGDARKGRRPTWNAAAPGDVAEPLVDEVVAQLRALGATVETGRFGAQMRVGLTNDGPFTVLLEI from the coding sequence ATGCGTGCAGTGGTGCAGAGGGTGGACGGCGCGAGCGTCGTCGTTGACGGCGAGACCGTCGGAGAGATCATCGGCGAGGGGCTGTGCGTCCTGGTCGGAGTGACGCACGAGGACACCAAGGAGAAGGCGGCGCAGCTCGCCCGCAAGCTGTGGTCGCTGCGGATGCTGCACGACGAGAAGTCGTGCAGCGACATCGACGCCCCGCTCCTCGTGATCAGCCAGTTCACCCTTTACGGCGACGCCCGTAAGGGCCGCCGCCCCACCTGGAACGCGGCCGCGCCCGGCGACGTGGCCGAGCCGCTGGTCGACGAGGTGGTCGCGCAGCTGCGCGCACTGGGCGCGACGGTGGAGACGGGCCGGTTCGGCGCACAGATGCGGGTGGGGCTGACGAACGACGGCCCGTTCACCGTCCTGCTGGAGATCTGA
- a CDS encoding RsiG family protein encodes MRTPSTGQPPGAVSLTHAGAQESLRPPVQRTDSPQLPPDPPAHDLTALSLAELRALRRDAQRDEADLSYVRRLLQGRIDILRAELARRGPASPVDTETAEASVVERLPEILTDAPARHRSSARHVTLGTPHNEEYRRLAADMLAEVELSALDARTDLELTTAMGRLVRYEQQVSRRRQRLQRTTDECSAEIARRYREGEAQVDDLLV; translated from the coding sequence ATGAGAACACCGAGTACCGGGCAGCCGCCTGGGGCTGTCTCGTTGACCCACGCGGGAGCCCAGGAGTCACTCCGGCCACCCGTGCAACGCACTGACAGCCCACAGCTGCCGCCGGATCCGCCGGCGCACGACCTGACCGCGCTGAGTTTGGCCGAATTGCGCGCCCTGCGCCGGGACGCCCAGCGCGACGAGGCTGATCTCAGCTATGTACGACGGCTGCTCCAGGGGCGTATCGACATCCTGCGGGCAGAGCTGGCGCGCCGGGGGCCGGCGTCCCCGGTGGACACGGAGACTGCCGAGGCGTCGGTGGTCGAGCGGCTGCCGGAGATCCTCACGGACGCCCCGGCCCGGCACCGCTCCTCCGCGCGCCATGTGACGCTGGGCACTCCGCACAACGAGGAGTACCGGCGGCTGGCCGCGGACATGCTGGCCGAGGTCGAACTGTCCGCGCTGGACGCGCGTACCGATCTTGAGCTGACCACCGCGATGGGGCGGCTCGTGCGCTACGAGCAGCAGGTGTCCCGGCGGCGGCAGCGGCTGCAGCGGACCACGGACGAGTGCAGTGCGGAGATCGCGCGGCGGTACCGGGAGGGGGAGGCACAGGTCGACGACCTTTTGGTGTGA